In the genome of Ureibacillus sp. FSL W7-1570, the window CCATTGACGGTGTGAATGCGAAACTCGTAAAATTGCGCACGTACAACGGACCAATCAAATATGCGGTTGGCCAATTTGAAAATGCGGATGTGGAATCCGGCAATGGCCCGATTGAAATTGTGCATGTAAAAGGGGAAGATTTGGAAGTTCAAACGGTGAATGGACGAATCTATATAGATGGAGAACTCAGAGAAGTGGAAGCGGAATCGGCAAACGGAGCGGTCATTGTTACAACAAATGATAAAAACGCGCGGAAAGTGAAAGCTCAAACGGTTGCCGGCGCTGTGGAGCTGTATGTTCCGAAAAACGTTTCCATCAACGGTACCGCATCGACCAATGTAGGAAAAATCGACCTCGGCCTGCAAGATGTGGTGACACGTACGGTGGAAGATCAATTCTTCGCCAAAACGATGCACTTCGATAAAATCATCGAAAATGCCCCAGTATTAAAATTGACAGGCGAATCCCGCACAGGAAGCATCATTATCCGATATACGACATTAGGTCAGGAATCCTAAAGGGTCCCCGGATTTTCCCAGACATCTCTATCCAACGCCAAACTCTTTTATATAAGGGTTTGGCTTTTTTTTGCCGATTTAAAGGAGCAATTTCCGATTTGTAATATATTCTTTATCTTGAATTTTCAGAAAACTCATAGTATTTTAGAATAGTGATCAACATGATCGATTCTACTATAAGTACATAAGTATTTTTACGTATGTAAAGCATTCAATGAATTAGGTAGGTGGGAGCAAGTTGAAAAGAAGTATTACTGGAAAAATGATTGCGGTTTTTTCTTCCATTATACTGCTTTCCTGCATCATTATTTCTTGCACGAGTTACAGATCGTCCGTGAAACTGGCGGAAGAATCCTTGAGCGATGTGGCGCGGAATATTGCGGAAAGCGCCGTCCGTCTGATTGATGCGGAACGATATCAACAGGAAATTACGTTGGCGAAGGGGCCTGATACCGCTTATTATAAAGAGCTGCGCGAAAAATTGAATGATTTGAGGGAAAGTACGGGGCTTACATATCTCTTTACCATGGGAAGAGAAAAAACAGGTGATGATTATACATATTTTTATATGGTGGACGGTTTCCCTCTGGATTCGGATGAAGCATCGCAAATGGGGGATGAGGAAGACGTAACCCTATACCCGAATATTGTCAAAGCTTTTGAAACTGGTAAAGCGCAAGTGCAAATCTCCAATACAAAAGAATTCGGGGCGCTTGTTACAACCTATGTGCCCATCCGATCCGAATCCGGGGAAGTCATCGGAATTGTCGGTGCCGACTTGGATGCGGCCACTTTCTTTGACGTCATGGATTCCAACCGGACACAATTAATCATGATTACCGGCATTATTTTACTTATAAGCATACTTGTCGTATATCTTTTCTCGGTTTATTTGATTAAACCATTAAAGAAATTAACCAATGAAATCGAAAAAGTGGGAAATGGCGATTTATCCGTCAAATTTGAAGTGAAACGCAACGGTGAGATTGGCGCATTGACCAATGCATTCCAAAAAATGATCGGCGATTTGAAACAGATCATCCATGGAATCAATGACAGTTCAAGCCGGTTGGTGGATTCATCCGATCATTTATTGGCGAGTGCCAGTGAAGTGAAGGAAGGGAACGAACAAATCAATGCTTCGATGACGGAACTGTCGGAAGGGGCGGATCATCAAGCCAATTCAACTAGCCAAGTGTCGGAAATCATGGTTCGATTTACAAATCATCTCCAAGAAGCGCGGGATGAAGGAGTCAAATTGGCGCATTCATCCAATGACGTCATTGAAATGACCAAAACAGGCACGGAGTTGATGGCCGACTACGAGAAACAAATGGAATCCATCCATCAAGGGGTGAAGCGCTCCATCGAAAAAGTGAAGGTTTTGGATGCCCAAACCAACATGATTACAGAACTGGTCAAAATCATCCAGGATATTGCGGAGCAAACGAATTTATTGGCATTAAATGCGGCGATTGAAGCGGCACGCGCCGGAGAACATGGAAGGGGATTTGCGGTTGTTTCCGAAGAGGTACGGAAACTTGCGAATGAAGTGTCCAATTCCATTGGCAATATTGTGAAGATTGTTGAGGGCATTCAACGGGAATCAAAAGAAACGGTGCAATCCCTTCAAGACAGTTTCTTGCAAGTGACGGAGGGGACATCGAAAATAAAAACAACAAGAGAAACATTCAATGACATCAACCAATCGATTTTACAAATGCAGTCGAAAATCGAAACCATCTCCAATCATTTGCAGGAGGTATTCCTTGAATGTGAACAAATCAATGATGCCGTCAACCATATCACGGTCGTGGCACAGGAGTCTTCGGCAGGAATCGAGCAGAATACCGCTTTGATCCAAGAATCAACCAGTGCCATGGATGAAATCGTTTCCTATTCGAAAGGAGTCGCCGATTTGGCCAAAAACCTCAACCAATTGGTCAGCCGATTTAAAATGGAAAGCTGAGATGGGATGGAAATCTTTACAAAAAATAGAATCAAGGGCGGGACAAACCCCGCCCCAAAATGGAAAAAGGAGAATTTGGGAAGGCTCAAATTCTCCTTTTTATCTTGAAGTTTCTCCGCTCTGCAGCATCGGGCAGAAAAAAAGGTGCCTAGCTTTGTTGCCTGGCACCTTAATAAGTTACGGTGATCGAAACGAGGTAGTCTTTCTCTTTCGTGCGTTGAATCTCACTCACATTCCAGTTCAAGTTCTTATATTTTAGTCCGTTTGTGGCTGCGGAAATGATCTGTTTGAAATTGTTAAGTACATTTGGTTTGTTTGTTACGTACCGGAACGTGAAGTTCTTTTCTTTTTTGGAAATCTTTGTTTTTAAATATGTAGAGAATTTATTGTCATCCACTGTATAGTCGGAAGTCAAATATTGGAGTCCTAAGCTCTCCATCAGCTTCTTGTCGCCGCGTTTTGTCAGTACTTCTATATAATATGTATTTGCGCGTGGATATGTCTTTTCGATACCGGTGGATCCTCCATCTTTCCAGCTGTGGCTTTGGCGGATCTCATCATCGGCCAACAGATAATAATCGTATGTAACTTGCCCTTTTTTATCCGGAGTAGGATCGTCCCAAGTAACATCCAAGTGATACCACTTGCCATCCAGTTGAACGAGATTCCAGGCGTGGCTATCGCCTCCAGCTTTACCGCTGATCAACCGGACCGGAATATCCAGTTCCTCCAACATTTTATAGACCAACATCGCATATCCATTGCACAGTGTTTTCCCTTTCGTCAAAGCGAAGTATGGTGCATTGTTCGCCTGACTGTAAGTTGTGTCATATGCCACATTTGATACGACATAATCATGGACGGCTTTCACTTTTTCGTGGTCGTTCATCGATGATTTGATGATTTTCGCTAAAATTTCCTGAACCCGCTTATTCACATAATCCACTTGTTCTTTTGTTTGATAAAACGTTGCTGTGAAATTGATGGTCGCTTCATTTCCCTTTCCATTCCAAGTAAAGCGATAGTTTCGGTAGTCATAAAACAAATATTCATCCTCGGATAATACTTCTTCCACCGTCTTTGTAATTTTGTCCGTCAAATTGTTCAGGTCCCCGTAATACTTGATGGAAAATGAGGTTTGCCGATTTTGGAATGCGGTTCTGATTTGCTCTTTCAGCGGATTTAAAGAAGAATCGGCAGTTGCTGTCAGCGAAGCGACGGTTTTTGTATGATGGTTGGATGCGTCCGAATTTGCGGTGGCATTTTTAATGGTAAAATTCATCTGCAATTCATTTGTTAATGGCTTTTGCTTTTCCGATAAAACATTGTCCGTCACAACCAACCGGTATGTTGAACCATAAGCATAGCCGGATTCCGGTGCCTCCACAACGACTTTGTATCCTCCATCGACCAATTTCGGTTCTTTATCCGTCACTATTTTTCCATTTTGATCAATAACGTGGATGTTTTTTATATGGACAGTCCTTTGATCGACTTTCTGATTAAAATAGACCGTAAAATCATGATGCGGATCCACATCCTTCTTATCAATCGGGGATGCTGCAAAAATTTCAGTTGATCCGATGAACAATAAAACAATAAATAGGATGATGGAAACAGAGCCTCTTACGAATTTCATAGTATCCCTCCTTTTATTATTTGGGAGTATTCTATCATAAACATGAATGGAAATTGAAAAGTCTTTAGAATTAAATTGAGATTGAAACAACATCTATACGACTATTTAATTAGTTATATATTGGTATAATTGGTTATATAAAAAATTCTTATTATTCAAACTTTCATCCTAAAACGAGGTAATTATAAAAGCCCTCCTCCAAAGGTCAAGGGCTTTTGAAGCGAAGATATTTCAATGTTTGCAAAGTTTCTTCCATTTATAATATGAAAATGACCTCCTTCCAATAAGAGCGATAAAACTTGCCGGATCGTCCTTCGCCAATCCTTGACTTTACCGGCGGGAATTCGAATATTTGAAGCTCGCTGACGGGCGGAAACTGGAGGATGGATAATGGAGAAACTTATCAACAGCTCTTTTTTGATGACTATTCGTAATACAATTCGCTTTTTTCAGGATTGTACGGTGGAGGAATCGGTCCGGTTATTGTTGGGGGAGATCCATAAATGTAAAAAATGCGGAACATCCATTCCTTCCAAAAGAAAAAATACGGGCAATTTCATTTGCGGAATATAAATCCGGTTCATTGACAAGGCCTTTATTACTGATAGATTGATAATTAATTTGTATTTTTAAAAAAATAATGATAGTCAATGAAAAGAAAATGTAAAATTATTAACCACATAAAGTGCTATAATAGAAATTGTTGAATGACTATAGATAGAACCAAGGTGATTATATTAATGATACAAATGAAAGAGGTTTACAAAAAATACCCAAACGGTGTGGTGGCTGTAAACGGTATTTCTGTCGATATAAAACAAGGTGAATTTGTTTATGTGGTAGGCCCTTCCGGTGCGGGGAAGTCGACCTTTATCAAGCTGATGTACCGCGAAGAGATTCCTACTTCCGGTGAAGTGATCATCAACGGAATCAATACTTCCAAATTGAAGAAAAGGGAGATTCCCCATTTTCGAAGGAAGTTGGGGGTTGTTTTCCAAGACTTTAAGTTGCTTCCGAAGTTGACCGTTTATGAAAATGTCGCTTTTGCAATGGAAGTCATTGAAGAGCAGCCGAAAACAATTCGGAAGCGGGTATTGGAAGTGTTGGATTTGGTCGGATTAAAACATAAAATCCGCATGTTCCCGAACGAGCTGTCCGGTGGGGAACAGCAACGGGTTTCCATTGCCCGCTCCATTGTGAATATGCCGAAAGTGGTCATTGCGGACGAGCCTACTGGAAATCTGGACCCGGAAACTTCCTGGGATATCATGAAAATCTTTGAAGATATCAATTCTTTGGGGACAACCGTTGTCATGGCAACGCATAACCGTGAAATCGTAAACAAAATCCGCAAGCGGGTGATTACGATTGATGGCGGCATGATTGTCCGGGACGTCTTTGGAGGTGATTACGGTTATGAAATTTAGAACCCTCCAGCGGCATTTCCGTGAAAGTCTAAAGAGTTTAAGCCGGAACGGATGGATGTCTTTCGCCTCGATCAGTGCGGTTACGGTGACGCTCATATTGGTCGGTATTTTCGCATTGGTGATGATGAATTTAAATCATATCGCGGATAATATCGAAAATGATGTGGAAATCCGCGTTCTAATCGATATTATCAACGATCCGAAAGAAATGAAGGCCGCTGAAGACAAGCTCATGAAACAGGTGGAACGCTTGCCGGAAGTGGCGGAAGTCAAGTACTCTTCCAAGGAAGATGAATTGAAGATTTTGATCGAAAACTATGGCGAAGATTTCAGTTTATATGAACAAAGCAATCCATTGCGGAACGTTTTATATGTAAAAGCGAAGGATCCGGAGCAGACGGCGGATCTTGCGAAAAAAATTGATAAGCTCGATCATACATATGACGTCATTTATGGGGAAGAAAAAGTTGAAAATCTGTTCAATTTCTTAAATACTGGCCGCAACATTGGCCTGGTTTTAATTTTGGGTCTTTTATTTACGGCGATTTTCTTAATCTACAATACGATCCGTATTACCATTGTCGCCCGCAAAGACGAGATTGAAATTATGAAACTGGTGGGAGCGACAAGCTCTTTCGTGCGCATTCCTTTCTTATTTGAAGGATTGTGGCTTGGCGTGCTTGGGTCCATCCTTCCGATGATTGTTGTATCGGTCGTTTACTATAATGTGTACAACAAGTTGACTCCAAAAATTCAAGGAAACATGTTGCAGCTGCTTGAAGTGACCCCTCTGGTTTATGAAGTGAACCTGATCGTCTTGGCACTTGGCATTTTCATCGGTGTATGGGGCAGCTTCATGTCGGTTCGGAAATTCTTGAGAGTTTATTAGAAACAAGGAGGCACCATTTGATGGGAAACTTTTTTAAACGCCATTTCAAAATCATTACGGCGATGATCGCTGTACTGCTTTTCATACAGATACCTGTTACATATGCGGCAAATCTGTCCGATTTAAAAAGCAAACAGCAGCAAGTGGAACAACAGAAAAAAGAATTGAATAGTCAAATCAATCAAAAATCCAGCGCAATCAAATCCAATGAATCCAAACAGAAACAATTGTTAGCCCAAATTGATAAATTGATAGACCAAATTTCAAAAACAAATCAAGAAATTAAACAAGTAGAAAATGAGATTGGACAAGCCAATCAAGAAATTGCCGCTTTAAAAGAAAAAATTGAAGCATTGCAAAAAAAGATTGATGAACGGAATGCATTGTTGGAAGAACGCGCCCGTGCATTGCAGGCAAACGGTTCGGTTTCATTTTTGGATGTGTTGTTGGGCGCCAACAGCTTCGTTGATTTTATTGACCGTTTTTCAGCGGTCAATACGTTGATCGATGCTGACCGCCAAATCATCCGTGAACAAAAAGAAGACCAAAAACAATTGGAAGACCAAAAAGTGGTATTGGAAAATACAAAAAGAAAACTGGAAGAAAAACAAAACCAACTTAAAAACTTAAAAGCTTCTTTGGATTCCCAAAAACAAGAAAAAAATAAATTGATTGCCGAACTCGAAAAAGAGCAACAAAAACTATTAAGCGAGAAAAAATTATTGGAGAAACAATATTCCGAGTATCTTGAAATCAGTCAAGACTTGGAAAACCAAATCGCGGAACTTCAAAGACAACAATTAAGCAAAGCTCAGTCTTCCGGAAATTTACCGGTTTCATCCAGCGGTTTCATGAAACCGACAAATGGTGTGTTGACAAGCGGTTATGGTTGGAGAAATTTAGGTTATGGTCCTGAGTTCCACTATGGTGTTGACTTGGCTAACCGTGCAGGAACGCCAGTCCTAGCCTCAGCAGATGGTGTGGTCACTTATGCATCCGCCCTAAGCACGTACGGAAATGTAATCATGGTTACGCACAATATTAACGGCCAAATCTATACAACATTATATGCCCATTTAAGAGCATTTAATGTCGGCGTTGGCGATGTGGTAAAACAAGGCCAACAAATTGGTGAAATGGGAGCCACTGGACGCGCGACAGGTCCTCACTTGCATTTCGAAGTGCATATCGGTACATGGCGTGGACAAAAAGCGGGCGTACAAAATCCGTTGAATTATATTTCCCTATAATGTAGGAAACAAGCTGTTTAGAAAGTGAAATTCTTTCTAAACGGCTTTTTTAATTGAAAAATTTATTTTTCAATCTTGTCAAACATTATCAAAATTCATTGGCCGGATTTTATGATATGCTATAAGATAGAATAATTTCAAAGGAAGCAGACTGGAGGGGTTCAATGAGCAACAACATGAAAAAAGCGCTTGGGGCAATTGTGATCATCGCTTTGGTCGCGATTGCGGCGGGCATGTTTATCCATGATAAATTGGAAGAAAACAAAAAAAATGCCCTCGATGATGATACACCGGGATATGAAGTGGGCAAGGGCAGTCCCCAAAGTGTCGGATTAGGAAAGCCGGCGCCGGATTTCACATTAAATACATTGGATGGAAACCCGTTGACCCTTTCCGATTTAAAAGGGAAGAAAGTGATTTTGAACTTCTGGGCGACATGGTGTCCGCCTTGCAAAGATGAAATGCCGCATTTCCAGGAGTATTACGAAAAGTATGCGGAAGAAGATAATGTGGAAATTGTCGCGGTGAATTATACACTCAACGACAAAATGGCAAGTGTTGAGAATTTCGTGAAAAGTTATGATTTAACCTTCCCGGTGCTGTTGATGGAGGAAGAAGATGTCAGGGAGACATACAAAGTTTATACGCTGCCATCCACCTTTTTCATCAATTCCAAGGGCGTAATTGAAAAGCAAGTATTGGGACCGTTGGATTTGGATACATTGCGAAATTATGTGACGGCATTAGAATAAAAAAATCGCTCTTTTGCATGTGTTATTGCTCCTCTTTTCCACATAAATTGAACGAGAGGAGGATAGTGAGTGCGAAAGAGTCGATTTTTTTTCATTTTTGCCATCATCTGTGTGTTGTTAGCCATCATTGTGTATTGGAAAAGCGTGACAAAGCAGGAAACGGATTTGAAAGGAAGCAATATCCCGGTCATTGACCAGGCTTTTACCCTGATCAAAGAGAAATCGGTGTTTGATACGAAAGATGAGGAATTGATTGAAGGTGCCTTAAGGGGAATGACGGAAGCGATCAAGGATCCATACAGCACCTATTATACGGAAAAGGAAGCGGCCATTCATCGCCAGTCTTTGGCAGGGCAGCGGGTAGGCATCGGCATTGAAATTACGGAAAAGGATGGGCGATTTATCGTCGTTTCACCTGTGAAATCATCTCCCGCTGAAAAAGCAGGAATCCGTCCGTTTGATGAAATCGTGGAAGTGGATGGCGTCCGTTTGGAAGGCAAAACCCTTGGGGAGTTGCTGCAATTAATTCAAGGAGAGCCAGGTGAAAAAGTGTCGCTGGTCATTTATCGTCCAAGCACAGACAGGCATATAAAAATCACGGTGGAGCGGGCGGAAATTGATAACCAGACAGTGAAATGGAAAGTCATTCCAATAGAAGAATCAAAAATCGGCTATGTTTCCATTTCGATGTTCGGGGAAGACACGGTGGAAGAATGGGTGGAAGCAACGAAACGGCTGTTATCGGAAAAAGTGGATGGCATGATAGTTGATTTGCGAGACAATCCTGGAGGTTATTTACATAGCGTCGCGGGCGTCGTAAGTAGCATCGGGAAAGAAGGGGACATTTTCGCATATATGCAAAATGCGGAAGGAACGATGGAAGCAATCAAAACGGCAAAGCTGGATGTGGATGACGATTATTTAAAAAGAATGAAGACGATTCCGTTGGTTGTTCTCCAAAATGAGGGCAGTGCATCGGCCAGCGAAGTGATGGCGGGAGCGTTAAAAAGTTGGAACCGGGCAATCATTGTAGGACTCAAGAGCTTTGGAAAAGGAACGGTGCAAGAAACGTACGATTTGGAAAATGGCGGGGAATTGAAATTATCTACAAATAAATGGCTGACTCCTGATCGGGAATGGATACATGGAAAAGGCATCGAATCGGACATTGAAGTGGAGCAACATCCATTGTTTGCGATGGAAATCATGCCGCTCCGGGGTGAATTCGCGGAAGGGGATTATAGCGAAGAAGTGGCCTATGTTCAAAAAGTGTTGAGCGGTTTGGGATACAACTTGTCAAGAACGGACGGGTTTTATGATGAACAAACGGCGGAAGCGGTGGCCTCCTATCGGGAGAAACACGATCTCGAAAGCGGACGGCATATGGATGATGAATTCTTCGCAAGCATCCGCAATCAAGTGGCTTCATATAAGGAAGACATGGAACATGATGTGCAGTTGAAAATGGGCTTGAGCGTCATGTTGCACAAAATCAAAGGGAATATATAGCGGATTTGTGAGAGAAGGGCAAATGGCGGAAACAATGAGGTTTTCCCATTTGCTCTTTAATGTTTGACGGGTTTTTTCAGATCTTTAGGGCGGTGAATGTCTTTATGGATTTTGCCTGGTTGTAAATATATTTTAGTGATGAAATTACCTTTGTTTCAAAGAAATCCATAAAACTCCTGTCATTTTCTATATGGAAATCATTTCTGTTAATAAATTCCTGATTTCCCCCTACGCAAATTTTTATTACTTTGATACAATGAACAGTAGTTAGTAGGAAACGGCGGTGGGATGAGTGATTGAGATTTTATTGGAACTGTTGAAGGCAATTGGCAGAATGTTTATGAATCCATTATTATATCTTTCCATATTGATGGCGATTGTACTGGGATACGTCCGTGTCAAAAGGGAAAGAAAGTTCTTTAAAATCCGGATTTTGTGGGGTTGGACGGAATTGATCGGCCTCATTAAGGAAGGAATCTGGTTCGCACTTATGATTTCAGTGCTTACCCTGCTTTTCGGATTAACTCAATCCATCGAATTGTTATTCTTTGTGACGGCCTTCAGTATCCTCGGCCTGCTCCTTTACAATTTCCATCTTCTTTCGCCTATCGTCCTGATGGGATTAAGCCTCGGCTCTTTAATGGTGATGTATGATCAACATTGGTCGTTTGAATGGCTGGGGTTGACGATCCAGGGCGTGGACGTGATGGAAGGTGCGGCTGTGACAAGCGCTTTGGTCGCAGGATTATTGCTGATTGCGGAAAGCCGTTTAATCAAGAAACATGGCATGAATTACGCATCACCGATGATTGAAAAATCGAAAAGGGGATTGAATGGCGTCGCTTTCTTTACGAAAAAATTGTGGCTGTTGCCGATTTTTTTCGTTGTGCCCGGACAAGCAATTGATGCTTATTTTCCTTGGTGGCCGCAATTTTCATTGAACCACCAGCAATTTTCTTTGGTTTTATTCCCTTTTGTTGTAGGATTCCAACAGTTGACAAGACGTTCCTTGCCGCTATATGTTTATCCTAAATTATCAAGGGCGGTTCTTATTTTAGGAGAATTGGTTCTCATCGGCGGACTTGTCGGCTATTTTTATCCAATCGCGGCGGTAGTGACGGTGTTTGCAGGGGCATTCTTCCGTTTATTGATTTCATATATTTTTAAAGTTCGCGAACGCCGGGATGTGTATGCGGTTTCTGCCCGTCCAAGCGGCGTGATGATTGCAGCGGTATTGCCGGATTCGCCGGCGGAAAAAATGGGGCTGCAGGCCGGAGAGATTATCCGCAAAGTGAACGGAATGGAAGTGCATAATGAATTGGAGTTGTATAAAGCCCTTCAAATCAATGCCGCCTACTGCAAATTGGAAGTGTTGAATCATAAAAATGAACTGCGCTTGACGCAGCATGAAGTATATAGCAAAGACCATTACCGGATCGGTTTGCTGGTGGTTGAATAGAATGTGCAAGATGGCTTAATTCCTGAAGATGGGAATTGAGCCTTTTTTTTTATATAAAATTGGGGTGTTTATGGCATATCTGAGCAAGAGGATGATTTATCTGAGCAAGGGTGGACCGCAACCGAGCAAGAGCATGGTTTATCCGAGCAAGCGGGCAACATATCCATTTAAAAACAAACCCGCCCGCGCAAGATCGCACACCACAGCCATAAAAACAAAAAAGAGCGAACCTTCTCCATTCGCCCTTTCCTATCCAATATTCCCTTCTAAAAGAAATTCCGCAAAATTGCCACCGTCAAAACCCCGACAATCACCGTTTTCGATAAACTCTTCGTCCAAAGGGCAACGAGCAGTGTGGGCACAAAAGCAACCGTGTTTTCCCCATTCAACGTGACGAATTTGCCTTCCGTATTCAATAATGATTGAAAAACCAGCGCGCTCAGAATGCAAACAGGAATAAATTGCAGCCAGCGCAACACCACTTGCGGCAATTCAAGATTCCGCACCAAAATAAATGGAATGACGCGGGGCAACCAAGTGACGAGGGCGCATCCCAAAATTAATAAAACCATCAATAACGTTGTCGTCATTTTTCCGTGATCACCCCAATCGTCGCCACGATGACGGTGGATAAAAGCACCGCCAAATGGCTCGGCATGAAATAAGAAAGAATGTACATGGCGCCAAACACACAGCCAATCAACTTCAAATAATGCATGAGCTTCCCTCTGCTTGCATTCGCCAAATTCAGTACAAGCAGCGCGATAAACATCGCCACCAAGGCATAATCAAGGCCCCATCGATTAGGGTTTGGAATCCAGTTTCCGACAAGCCCCCCAAGAACACAGGCGGCAATCCACGTCAAATAGGCGGTCAAATTTAAACCATCCATCCAGCGGCCGCCCAGCTGTTTTTCCCGCCCCATTTTCGTCACTGCAACGCCAAAGGTTTCATCCGTCAGCAAAGAACCGAAACCGACATTGCGCAATGCGGAATAGCGGGTGAAGTATGGGGCGACAGTCAGGGACATGAGGAAATGTCTCAAGTTGACGATAAACGTGGTGATGATGATGACGGACATCGGTGCGCCGGCCACATACAACCCGGCAAAAATGAACTGGGCGCTTCCGGCATACACAAGAGCCGACAGGAGAAAAATCTCCAAAACGGATAATTTTGAAGCAATCCCTACGACTCCAAAGGCAAAACCGATACTTATGTAACCTAACAATGTGGGAATGCAATCTTTCATTCCCTGGAAGAACGAATCTTCCGTCGCAGTTTTTGCAATTTCTTTCATTTCTTTGATTTCCGTTGCCACGCCATCCAACCCTTTCATCCGAATTTTCGAGATACATGATCCCCTGTTGCAACTTTATGAACACCGATTCGTTACAGTACAATGGGATCCATTTGTGTACTATAATGATGAAGAAAATCGGTCTAAAGTTTACCATTTAATGCTAATTACGTATTATAATTAAATCGTCAGAATATTCTTCTTTCGTTTTATATAGTATACATTTGTCTTTTAAAATAGACAATAGGGTGGAACAAAAAATGGAACAAATGAATCGCTACATTGGCATGCAATTAAAAAAAATCCGGAAAGAGCGCAGTTTAAGTTTGGATGATGTGGCAAAAGCTACTGATGTAAGCAAAGCTCAGCTTGCCCAAATTGAAAAAGGGGAAGCGAATCCGACCGTTTCGACTTTATGGAAAATTGCCGCAGGATTAAAGATTTCTTTTTCATCCCTCCTGCAGCCGCCAAAAACGTTTTTTCAAAAATATAGCGTGGATCCAACTACATACGTTTCAGAAGAGGACGGAAAATATCGCGTTTACTCCATCATTCCCTATGACCCGGAAAGGGGATGGGAATTTTATAAAATTGAAATGGATCCCGGGGTGACCCATAAAAGTGAACCGCATACGGAAGGGGTGGAGGAAACGGTGACGGTCATTGCAGGACAAGCCGTAGTCCAATGCGGGGAAATGCGGGAAAGTTTGACGGAAGGGGAAACCCTCCTTTTCTCCGCCAATCAGCCCCACCAGTATGAAAATCCAACCGATCAAGTGACGGTCTTGCATTTAATTATTCAGTATCGATAGAGGTGGAACATGTGAGTGATTGGTTTACCATTGAAAACATCGAAGCTTTGGAAGCGCAGTACAGGACCCTGGGACCAATTATTGGTTTACTTTTCCCCTTTTTGGAAGCCTTTCTTCCATTCCTGCCTTTGGTGGCGTTTGTCGTGGCAAATGCCAGTTCCCATGGTCTTTGGATGGGATTTTTGCTTTCCTGGGTTGGAACCGTATCGGGATCCTATTCGGTCTTTTTGCTTGTCCGGCAATTTGGAAAATATCCGAGAGTGCAAAAATTCATCAAATATAAGAAAATGCAGAAGCTCATCCGTTGGGTGGATATGAAAGGGATTGCC includes:
- a CDS encoding methyl-accepting chemotaxis protein gives rise to the protein MKRSITGKMIAVFSSIILLSCIIISCTSYRSSVKLAEESLSDVARNIAESAVRLIDAERYQQEITLAKGPDTAYYKELREKLNDLRESTGLTYLFTMGREKTGDDYTYFYMVDGFPLDSDEASQMGDEEDVTLYPNIVKAFETGKAQVQISNTKEFGALVTTYVPIRSESGEVIGIVGADLDAATFFDVMDSNRTQLIMITGIILLISILVVYLFSVYLIKPLKKLTNEIEKVGNGDLSVKFEVKRNGEIGALTNAFQKMIGDLKQIIHGINDSSSRLVDSSDHLLASASEVKEGNEQINASMTELSEGADHQANSTSQVSEIMVRFTNHLQEARDEGVKLAHSSNDVIEMTKTGTELMADYEKQMESIHQGVKRSIEKVKVLDAQTNMITELVKIIQDIAEQTNLLALNAAIEAARAGEHGRGFAVVSEEVRKLANEVSNSIGNIVKIVEGIQRESKETVQSLQDSFLQVTEGTSKIKTTRETFNDINQSILQMQSKIETISNHLQEVFLECEQINDAVNHITVVAQESSAGIEQNTALIQESTSAMDEIVSYSKGVADLAKNLNQLVSRFKMES
- a CDS encoding transglutaminase domain-containing protein; translated protein: MKFVRGSVSIILFIVLLFIGSTEIFAASPIDKKDVDPHHDFTVYFNQKVDQRTVHIKNIHVIDQNGKIVTDKEPKLVDGGYKVVVEAPESGYAYGSTYRLVVTDNVLSEKQKPLTNELQMNFTIKNATANSDASNHHTKTVASLTATADSSLNPLKEQIRTAFQNRQTSFSIKYYGDLNNLTDKITKTVEEVLSEDEYLFYDYRNYRFTWNGKGNEATINFTATFYQTKEQVDYVNKRVQEILAKIIKSSMNDHEKVKAVHDYVVSNVAYDTTYSQANNAPYFALTKGKTLCNGYAMLVYKMLEELDIPVRLISGKAGGDSHAWNLVQLDGKWYHLDVTWDDPTPDKKGQVTYDYYLLADDEIRQSHSWKDGGSTGIEKTYPRANTYYIEVLTKRGDKKLMESLGLQYLTSDYTVDDNKFSTYLKTKISKKEKNFTFRYVTNKPNVLNNFKQIISAATNGLKYKNLNWNVSEIQRTKEKDYLVSITVTY
- the ftsE gene encoding cell division ATP-binding protein FtsE; its protein translation is MIQMKEVYKKYPNGVVAVNGISVDIKQGEFVYVVGPSGAGKSTFIKLMYREEIPTSGEVIINGINTSKLKKREIPHFRRKLGVVFQDFKLLPKLTVYENVAFAMEVIEEQPKTIRKRVLEVLDLVGLKHKIRMFPNELSGGEQQRVSIARSIVNMPKVVIADEPTGNLDPETSWDIMKIFEDINSLGTTVVMATHNREIVNKIRKRVITIDGGMIVRDVFGGDYGYEI
- the ftsX gene encoding permease-like cell division protein FtsX, coding for MKFRTLQRHFRESLKSLSRNGWMSFASISAVTVTLILVGIFALVMMNLNHIADNIENDVEIRVLIDIINDPKEMKAAEDKLMKQVERLPEVAEVKYSSKEDELKILIENYGEDFSLYEQSNPLRNVLYVKAKDPEQTADLAKKIDKLDHTYDVIYGEEKVENLFNFLNTGRNIGLVLILGLLFTAIFLIYNTIRITIVARKDEIEIMKLVGATSSFVRIPFLFEGLWLGVLGSILPMIVVSVVYYNVYNKLTPKIQGNMLQLLEVTPLVYEVNLIVLALGIFIGVWGSFMSVRKFLRVY
- a CDS encoding peptidoglycan DD-metalloendopeptidase family protein, which encodes MGNFFKRHFKIITAMIAVLLFIQIPVTYAANLSDLKSKQQQVEQQKKELNSQINQKSSAIKSNESKQKQLLAQIDKLIDQISKTNQEIKQVENEIGQANQEIAALKEKIEALQKKIDERNALLEERARALQANGSVSFLDVLLGANSFVDFIDRFSAVNTLIDADRQIIREQKEDQKQLEDQKVVLENTKRKLEEKQNQLKNLKASLDSQKQEKNKLIAELEKEQQKLLSEKKLLEKQYSEYLEISQDLENQIAELQRQQLSKAQSSGNLPVSSSGFMKPTNGVLTSGYGWRNLGYGPEFHYGVDLANRAGTPVLASADGVVTYASALSTYGNVIMVTHNINGQIYTTLYAHLRAFNVGVGDVVKQGQQIGEMGATGRATGPHLHFEVHIGTWRGQKAGVQNPLNYISL